A single genomic interval of bacterium harbors:
- a CDS encoding HEPN domain-containing protein, with translation MKEAKDSLYPPDWIKKAQMDWNRMERMLEDEDPEGASFFLQQSLEKYIKAFLLGKGWKLKKIHEIDSLLDDVVKYNQNLEPFRALCERVSGYLQRTLSRVSRRRIDLRGCKKRY, from the coding sequence ATGAAGGAAGCAAAAGATTCTCTTTATCCTCCAGATTGGATTAAAAAGGCACAAATGGACTGGAATAGGATGGAAAGGATGTTGGAGGATGAAGACCCAGAAGGAGCCTCCTTTTTTCTCCAACAGTCTCTTGAAAAATACATCAAAGCCTTTCTTCTTGGAAAAGGGTGGAAGCTCAAAAAGATCCATGAAATTGATTCTCTCTTAGACGATGTAGTGAAATATAATCAAAACCTTGAGCCTTTCCGTGCCTTATGCGAAAGGGTCTCTGGATATCTTCAGCGAACGCTATCCAGGGTTAGTAGAAGAAGGATTGACCTGCGAGGATGTAAAAAAAGATATTGA
- a CDS encoding nucleotidyltransferase domain-containing protein, with the protein MDNVMERIRLISERLKKEYKAEKVILFGSYAKGEQTEDSDVDLFIVAETKERFYERMASVKRLIRDLRNGIPIAPIVLTYKELQKRIEIKDQFINEILEEGVEL; encoded by the coding sequence ATGGATAATGTAATGGAAAGGATAAGGCTAATAAGCGAGAGGCTTAAAAAGGAATATAAAGCAGAGAAGGTTATTTTATTTGGTTCATATGCAAAGGGAGAGCAGACAGAAGATAGTGATGTAGACCTTTTTATTGTTGCAGAAACAAAAGAACGATTTTATGAGAGGATGGCAAGTGTAAAGCGTCTGATAAGGGATTTGCGAAATGGCATTCCTATTGCTCCTATTGTCCTTACCTATAAAGAGCTTCAAAAAAGAATAGAAATAAAAGACCAATTCATAAATGAAATTTTGGAGGAAGGGGTAGAATTATGA